In Rhodanobacter humi, the following are encoded in one genomic region:
- a CDS encoding PilW family protein — MKRHPLAGFTLIELMVAMLLGLVVIAGVTSVFLANQRAHRTNLALGDVQDNTRIAFEMMARDIRDAGLTGCSNDGRVANVLNNGPAAGGSAWWANWNHAVVGYGGSQTDPAVTTGTAERNRVSGTDSLALLGGEGVGASVKANAEPAATFTLNEASTDLKTGDVMVVCDPDHATLVQITGLGGTTLSHVGATGSPGNCTTDLNYPTVCSSSASYVFATNAQITRLRAADWYVGNNPDKGRSLYRVSLANNAGVPTPTAEEMVRGVTNMSIAYHQSGNTGFVAASGVSNWAQVDAVQVRLWLESADQHAGTDAKPLQRNFTATTTVRNRVN, encoded by the coding sequence ATGAAACGCCATCCGCTTGCGGGCTTCACCCTGATCGAGCTGATGGTGGCGATGCTGTTGGGCCTGGTCGTGATCGCCGGCGTCACCAGCGTGTTCCTCGCCAACCAGCGTGCGCACCGCACCAACCTCGCGCTGGGTGACGTGCAGGACAACACCCGCATCGCCTTCGAGATGATGGCGCGGGATATCCGCGATGCCGGCCTCACCGGCTGCAGCAACGACGGTCGGGTTGCGAACGTGCTCAACAACGGTCCGGCCGCCGGTGGCAGCGCCTGGTGGGCGAACTGGAACCACGCGGTGGTGGGCTACGGCGGCAGCCAGACCGATCCGGCCGTGACCACCGGGACGGCGGAGAGGAACCGGGTGAGCGGCACCGATTCCCTGGCGTTGCTGGGCGGCGAGGGCGTGGGCGCAAGCGTGAAGGCGAATGCCGAGCCAGCCGCCACGTTCACCCTCAACGAGGCCAGCACTGACTTGAAAACCGGCGACGTGATGGTCGTGTGCGATCCCGACCACGCCACGCTGGTGCAGATCACCGGACTGGGCGGCACCACGCTCAGCCACGTGGGCGCCACCGGCTCGCCGGGCAACTGCACCACCGACCTGAACTACCCCACCGTCTGCAGCAGCAGCGCCAGCTATGTGTTCGCCACGAATGCGCAGATCACCCGCTTGCGTGCGGCCGACTGGTACGTGGGCAACAACCCGGACAAGGGCCGGTCGCTGTATCGCGTCAGCCTGGCCAACAACGCCGGAGTGCCCACGCCTACCGCCGAGGAAATGGTGCGCGGGGTGACCAACATGAGCATCGCCTACCACCAGTCGGGCAATACCGGCTTCGTGGCGGCCAGCGGCGTGAGCAACTGGGCGCAGGTCGATGCCGTGCAGGTGCGCCTGTGGCTGGAGAGCGCCGACCAGCACGCCGGCACCGATGCCAAGCCCCTGCAGCGCAATTTCACCGCCACCACCACCGTACGCAACCGGGTGAATTGA
- the pilV gene encoding type IV pilus modification protein PilV: MSRTSLPVRHTLRPRVRQAGVGLIEVLVAVLVLSVAFLGVAALQARSLATSNSAMARSLATIASYSILDAMRADVGSARAGSYNRTGSSALAASACPDATGAMADVQLGQWCAQLAQGLGAVDSTTGQVSCTDAGNTADCTVTITFDDSRAGTGGSNVQTVATRAML, from the coding sequence ATGAGCCGCACCAGCCTTCCCGTGCGGCACACGTTGCGCCCACGCGTGCGTCAGGCCGGCGTCGGTCTGATCGAGGTGCTGGTTGCCGTGTTGGTGCTTTCCGTCGCCTTCCTCGGGGTGGCGGCCTTGCAGGCTCGCTCGCTCGCCACCAGCAACAGCGCGATGGCGCGCAGTCTGGCCACCATCGCCAGCTACTCGATCCTCGACGCCATGCGCGCGGATGTCGGCAGTGCCCGGGCCGGCAGCTACAACCGCACCGGCAGCTCGGCGCTCGCGGCCAGTGCCTGCCCGGATGCGACCGGCGCGATGGCCGACGTACAGCTCGGGCAGTGGTGTGCGCAGCTGGCCCAGGGCCTGGGCGCGGTGGACAGCACCACCGGCCAGGTGTCCTGCACCGATGCCGGTAACACCGCCGACTGCACCGTCACCATCACCTTCGACGACAGCCGTGCCGGCACGGGCGGCAGCAACGTCCAGACCGTTGCCACCAGGGCCATGCTATGA
- a CDS encoding GspH/FimT family pseudopilin: protein MQVQPQSWGILSGEARGGRAVGGQATAWSSQRGFTIVELMITVAVAAVLLMIAVPSFKSITLSNRLNTAANDLVNAISVARMEAVKRNASTQFCSNSASANTSETLGSACGTETGAVWAMRGGAASPVLAGAVSLAEPVRINGDVTALQFTAQGQARKAGTSSPFNDLVADICTSQMSSDNHRRITMTAGSILATTTTSGDCP, encoded by the coding sequence ATGCAGGTCCAGCCGCAGTCATGGGGCATCTTGTCGGGCGAGGCGCGCGGGGGCCGTGCAGTCGGTGGCCAGGCAACCGCGTGGAGTTCCCAGCGTGGCTTCACCATCGTCGAACTGATGATCACGGTCGCGGTGGCGGCGGTCCTGCTCATGATCGCGGTGCCGAGCTTCAAGAGCATCACACTTTCCAACCGGCTCAATACCGCCGCCAACGACCTGGTCAACGCGATCAGCGTTGCGCGCATGGAGGCGGTCAAGCGGAACGCCAGCACCCAGTTCTGCAGCAACTCGGCCAGCGCCAACACCAGCGAGACGCTCGGTAGCGCCTGCGGCACGGAAACCGGCGCGGTCTGGGCCATGCGTGGCGGCGCAGCCAGCCCGGTGCTCGCTGGTGCGGTCAGCCTCGCCGAGCCGGTCCGGATCAACGGAGATGTGACCGCGCTGCAATTCACCGCGCAGGGACAAGCCCGCAAGGCGGGCACCAGTTCGCCTTTCAACGATCTGGTGGCGGACATCTGCACCAGCCAGATGAGCAGCGACAACCACCGCAGGATCACCATGACGGCGGGCTCGATCCTCGCCACCACGACCACCAGCGGAGACTGCCCATGA